The DNA region tacagtgtgtagggatactggagtgatagaggtagatatgtataggggtaaggtggctaggcatcaggatatacagtatgataaacagagtagcagcagtgtctattatgattgtatgtgagtgtatgtgtgtgtagagtcagtataacgCACACTGACACTACAACACACGtacaaacactcactccatcatttaatcacacacacacataatatgatTCAATTATGGACTGAGTATTTGCATGTGGGTtgcagtgtcagtgtgtgtgttagggccctgtgagtgtgcataaagACAGTgcaaaaataagaataaaatacaaAGGTCAACTCAGGTAGTCCATGTAGACAAAATGTTACctatttagttagctatttagtAGTGTAATGgcatggggatagaagctgttccgGAGCCTGATGGTGTCAGACTAGATGTACCGGTACCGTTTGCcttgcggaagcagagagaacagtctatggcctGGGTGGCTGGAGTATCCAACGGTTTTCCGGGCCTTCCTCTCACACTGCctgatggcagggagctcggccccagtgatgtactgtctGCACCACCGTCTGTAGTGTCATGCGATCGAGGGCAGTactattgccataccaagcagtgattccaCCCCcccgatggtgttggagtcatgtgtggtggagaggactaagcacacacccctgtggggcccccgtgttgagggttcGCGTGGCGAAGGTGATGTTGCATACCTTCATCACCTGGAGTCAGCCcgtaaggaagtccaggatccagttccaGAGGGAGGTTTTCAGTCCCAGGGTCATAAGCATGTGACGTGATGCTGACTGGCGTTATTGCTGAATGGCTGAGAGTTAACTTCTAATCTAGAGGAATTTAAAAGGCTGTGCATCATAACATCAAAATTATGGTTTCATCAATGTTGTAGTTTTCTGTGGATCTTTTAACTGGCTCATACATAAAAACTTGTCAATTCTGCACATTCCTtcaaaataatacatacatttCCTGTATAAGGAGTCCTTACCAGACTCTGTTTCAAATCATCACTGTCAATTAAATGAGCATGTTTCCCAGTCCTTTGTCCCTAATCAACTTTATGTTTCGCATGACTACATTACAATTGTGATTAGGTTTCCAGAGGCTCCTGGTTGAGATAGGGCTATTACAACCACCCAGTCTTGGAGATATGAGATGCATTCAATGAGACCCAACGCTGAGAATCAGTACAGCTGAATTAGAGTCCAATGATGATACTGAATCCAGATGCTGAAATACAACAATGTGGCTCAATCCTGAAGCATATCACTCAAATGAACCAGAGTGTCAAACAAATGATGGATTATGAAAACACATTGGTCAGTCCTTGAGTCTTGAGATGTGTTCTACATGGATTGATCTATTTTCCCATGGAACCACCAACATTCCAGCACAACAGCCATCCAGTCTTGCATCTACCAGACAATAAGATCCAAAATCAATAATATTCATTCTCTCTGGGAACAACTCTGTTCAACAACTCTGCACTCTCTAAAATCAGAACATCTGTGTGAATATTTATCTAGTTAAACCTAATGAGGAGATGATGGGACTTGTATGTGATTTGTTCTGGTGAAATGGAAGTGGGCCTATACTCACACACGTGTATATTCCATGAGAGCGTCTGACATCTGTATCAACTGAGCCTTTCATCTGCATTGAGTAAGGGAATGTCAACGTTTAATGTCCTTATATTGTGGGAGACAATAGGTAGCGGTGGGACTAAGGGTGGTtaggagagggatagagtgatATAGAGAAAAAAGATGATgagatgggagaggtggagagaggatgtggaagaggagaaagggaaggagataTTGGTGCTGAAACTGATAAGAGGATTTATCGTTTCATGTACTGTAGTTTGTTTTTCTTCATGTCTGTCATACAGACACTTTACAACCATTCAGAGGGAGTTATAGTCCAAGATGTCACATTGTGTATAATATTATATTTACTTTGCTTACTAAAtagaaacaaaaaatatttttactgTTTATTTCTCTTAGGCTGCtacacaggcagccaaattcggatcttttttcactaattggtcttttgaccgatcagatcagctctgaaaaatatctgatgtgagtGGTCGAAAGACCAATTACTTTaacaaatatcagaattgggctgcttgtGTTTACCCCTATTAGGCCTACCAATGTGGTGGTACAACATCTAGGGATAACATAAGTTGAGTCAACACCTATGATATGCAATAAGTCATTTTTGTATGAGCAAAATCACGTTTTACTGGTTCAACTGAGCATGCGAACAAGCCAATGACGAACGTATCAATCCCAATGGGACTTTTATGACGTAACAACCTTGATCACATCTGACTACCTTCCTGCTTGACGAAAAGTATTCAGAAGTATAAAACGAGGGAAGGGTTGAAGGTATAGTACGAGACGCTGACAGTTGAAGAAGCAACTGAGGTTTTGAACAGTGTTCCGTGACTTCTCCAGGAGATACAGCCACAAAGCGTTTCAAGACCTTGGACAGCACCCGGTCGGTACCCGAGCAGAACAGCGGATCATTTTGGCAAATGTAAGACTTTTTTCCAATGATGCTATTTGTTTGAGATAATTATTCTATTTGTTTGATATTATTTTCAGTTAGGCTTCACATCATATTCTAATTGCATAGGCTACAATGTGTTTTTACCTCTGCAATCAAGCATAAACATATTTGAATTCATTAGAAGTCATTGTGTCATTGTGTCCATCTTCTAGCATAACTTGAAAGAGTTATGGATTCCAAATATAAGATTGATTTGTGATTGGCAATTGTATTTGAGGACATAAACAAATGATCATACAAAGGTTGAAACCAATCCTAACTAACTGGATACATGCGCAATTGCGCATTTGTCTTCATTCTCAACGTAATTTTGTTCTGGTAGCACTGGCTAGCAAAATCGGCAAACTTGTTTACTCGTGTGGTTTACTCTTATTCCTTCACAATACAATGAAAAGAGCAGGTCTTGAGGAAACTTTTTTCCGAATAAAGAGGCAATCGGGATTTTgagaaatgttgttgttttaatATAAGAACGTAGGCTATGTGAAAGCAACAGTAGTGAATAAAACCATATCTCCCTTTACAGGTATAAAGCGATGTTACAAAGGAACGGCTCCCAGCTCCTTTTTCTAATAGCCCTGTGCAGTGTGCTATATTCCCGGACTCAGTGTTTGCCATATGCATCTATGAGGTAGGAATAATACCGCTATTACTCATTTAAAGATGTATTATTTATGTGCAAGAGGACATGACTAAAATAGCATCAATAGTTACTTTTGCCAAAGAGTTCAAGAACTACAACGATATACTAATTTATATAATGTTCAAGTGTTCTAACATATTCTTACTCTGGGGTTAATGAATAAACACGACGATAAAACATGTATTAATTAATCGACTATATCCTAGTACAAAACGACTTTCTAACAATAATATTTAAGTCCTGAGAAATCATGTTTTATGTTCTGTCTTCTAGGCTACTTTCATGTAGGCCTAAGTGGAAATTATATTGAAAGCCATGAATAATCAGTGGAACGTGGTAATTTCTTACAATATAATCTTGGATGTTAGCATATCCAGAGAGGATACAAAAAAAACGAATTTAAAAGTGTCTGTCCATCTCATGACAAcaaattgtatttttgtattgTCTAAGAGTAATTGACATAGGCACATTTTTTTTACCCTAATATAGCCTTTTGGAACACAAACCCCCGTTTCAGATTTTTGCTACACACGGTGACTAATAACTGTTTTAATCTGTTGGCAGACCTACGAGACACGCAGACGGTCTCTTTACTAGTGGATACAGCAAACTTCTTGGACAGCTATCGGCGCGGCGGTACCTGGAATCCTTGATCGGAAAGCGAGTCAGGTAGGCTCTATTTTATGCTTTTCGTTCAGATCATCGCGCGGAGTTTGGTTTCCCTATTTAACGCAAATAGAGCGCCTTTCAAATTCAAACAATTTTAACAGTATGATAACTTTGATATTAACATATTTTCTGAAGCATTCAGGTTTATTGAAAACATTTATAGAGTCAGGAATGACAGCATGACAGAAATATCTATTCCATAAAATTGTCTTCCTGTAACCTATCTCTGTGATTTTAGTCTCAGTGAAAACCTTTTGATATATCCCTAACAATGTTGTATTAGCATATCTGCCTTGAAAACTGTTAATACTGTAACCTCATTTGTTGTAAGTGCAAGAGATTTGTCATCTAAATTGTGATCTACTTATGGTTTAAATAACCCTATTGGATAGGTCGAGTATGTCATAACAAGGTTAGCAAAAGTCTCAAAATGATGGACTAAAATGTGTTGTGGTTAATTTGTCACAGTGATGACATGATGGAGGACCAGGTACCAGTGAAGCGCCACTCAGATGCCATATTCACAGACAACTACAGTCGCTTCCGCAAACAGATGGCTGTGAAGAAATATCTGAACTCGGTTCTGACAGGAAAGAGAAGGTGGGAACAAGCACAAtaatagattgtgtgtgtgtgtgtgtgtgtgtgtatgtgtgtgtgtgtgtgtgtgtgtgtgtgtgtgtgtgtgtgtgtgtgtggtgtgtgtttgcgaGTGTGCATGTCAGGATGTGCATGTTCGCAGGGTCTTTCCCCAGTATGACAGAAGTACAATGTACCATTCTTCTCTTTTCAGTCAAGAAGACCCTCCCATGCAAGAAGAATCCAGAAGTGAGCCCTCGTTTCAAGAGAGCTATGATGACGTCAACGTAGATCACCTCCTCAATAACTTCCAATTGGTAGGTTCagtctcactcctcctcctccattcagtttcacccccccccaccagtctcactcctccattcagtttcacccccccccccaccagtttCACTCCTCCATTCAGTttcacccccccccacaccagtctcactcctccattcagtttcaccccccccccaccagtctcactcctccattcagtttcaccccccccccaccagtctcactcctccattcagtttcacccccccccccaccagtctcactcctccattcagtttcacccccccccaccaccagtcTCACTCCTCCATTCAGTTTCACCCCCCCCCACCAGTCTCACTCCTCCATTCActcctcctcacccccccccccccccccccattgcgtAAACAGGGTATTCAACACGGTGTGGTTGCACTGCTAGAGACAGCAAGACCTGATATCTGTATAGTGGAGTTTAGCGGACAAACATAGCTGCATCTATTTTGCATGACTGACAACATACTGTGAATATACCCATAGGAATACTTACGTTTTACAACAGGAGCTCAGCTAATGAAAGCTTATGGGCAATAcagtagaatgtttctactaaaTGAATGCCCTCATCACGTCTTCTCATTATCTGAAACTCTGTATTCTGATCAATAATCaaatatctctccctccctctcgccctccaTCTTTCCCTCTTCTTCAACTGTCTTTTTCAGCCACTCTGAAGAAGACCCACTGGTGCGACGACCTCAATCGTCAACCTCATCGATCTGCCATTCAAAACAATATTTAAGTTCTTCAACAACGGGCTAAAAGTCATGTGTGGTTATCTCTACAGTATAAAGTGAATGTTTACATTGTATATAAGTTAAACTAAAACAAAAAATACTGGTCTAAAGATGTAGGCCACAGTAAATATTATACATGTCCACCTGGGATTAGATAGATTTGCTTTGTCCAGGACTCTGTAAATGGTAGTTCAATAAATGCATTCTAAACAAGCTATATACTGCTATAGAGTACCATCAGATTAAACAGAAGAGGACCAGATTTAGAGCGGCTATGATGCATATAATCACTTTATATCCATGTGGAACAACGCTATACCTTGTGCAAAAACGTACCTAGAGCATTTAGTTCTGTGAAACCGTCCACCAAATCAAATATGTCCATTTATTTTTCAAAGCTGAGTAATTTTGTAAGTAAATATTGATgttgattatttatttttcatgTAAAAAACAAACTTGTTGGGAAAAAAGGTATTGCTAAGTTGCTTACAAATTACGTTGCAAACTTATAGTTGCACTCAACACGTGCTCTGATGACCTGCTCAG from Oncorhynchus mykiss isolate Arlee chromosome 1, USDA_OmykA_1.1, whole genome shotgun sequence includes:
- the vip gene encoding VIP peptides → MYKAMLQRNGSQLLFLIALCSVLYSRTQCLPYASMRPTRHADGLFTSGYSKLLGQLSARRYLESLIGKRVSDDMMEDQVPVKRHSDAIFTDNYSRFRKQMAVKKYLNSVLTGKRSQEDPPMQEESRSEPSFQESYDDVNVDHLLNNFQLPL